The following proteins come from a genomic window of Nicotiana tomentosiformis chromosome 12, ASM39032v3, whole genome shotgun sequence:
- the LOC104097398 gene encoding uncharacterized protein, protein MSDAQYLEEEKEMMLNNPSKILQQFTKWISDLHWKKLLLILPPMFLIVYISFSSNISPFMYSGTTSGSLFPASFTKDELDRSRIAVCLVGGARRFELTGPSIIQKILKVYPNSDLFLHSPLDSKAYKLSLLKVAPRIAAVRIFRPQPIPETESQVRVLTAQNSPNGIQGLLQYFNLVEGCLTMIQDYQKQNNFTYDWIVRTRVDGYWSAKLAPDNFIPGHYLVPPGSSYGGLNDRFGVGDYNTSVVALSRLSMISQLDSAGYRLLNSETAFRAQLTTEQVPYQTMRLPFCVVTDRQYEYPPSHYGVPVAALSSRGPLSGAKCRPCKPACTGSCIEQVMNGLDKGWSWTDWANNSLELCDAHTEWESGWEKIFDGVAGKKLAAARTQIEGLELDQCVNDFAEMKNKTAQWEAPPGSEICSLGLLDSSRN, encoded by the exons ATGAGCGACGCCCAATATttggaagaagaaaaagaaatgatgTTAAATAATCCGTCCAAAATTCTACAGCAGTTTACAAAATGGATTTCGGATCTTCATTGGAAGAAGTTACTGTTAATACTCCCACCTATGTTTCTCATTGTTTATATATCtttctcttcaaatatttccCCATTTATGTACAGTGGCACTACTTCTGGGTCGTTATTTCCGGCGAGTTTTACGAAGGACGAGTTGGATCGGTCGAGAATCGCTGTGTGTCTAGTGGGTGGCGCCCGTAGATTTGAACTCACTGGCCCTTCTATTATCCAGAAAATTCTCAAAGTTTATCCGAATTCTGATCTTTTTCTCCATAGTCCTTTGGATTCTAAGGCCTATAAGCTCTCCTTGTTAAAGGTTGCTCCTAGAATTGCCGCCGTTAGAATTTTCCGGCCACAACCCATACCGGAAACTGAGTCACAAGTCCGAGTTCTCACTGCTCAAAACTCACCTAATGGCATACAG GGGTTGCTGCAATATTTCAACCTGGTAGAAGGTTGTTTGACGATGATCCAAGACTATCAAAAGCAGAACAACTTCACTTATGACTGGATAGTCCGGACAAGAGTTGATGGCTACTGGTCAGCAAAACTAGCCCCTGACAACTTCATTCCCGGTCACTACCTTGTCCCTCCAGGTTCCTCCTACGGTGGCTTAAACGATCGCTTTGGTGTTGGCGACTACAATACATCAGTGGTTGCTCTGTCGAGGCTCTCCATGATTTCCCAACTCGATTCAGCAGGATATCGTCTCCTCAACTCAGAAACTGCCTTCAGAGCCCAACTTACCACTGAACAAGTTCCCTACCAAACTATGCGCCTACCTTTTTGCGTTGTGACGGATCGTCAATACGAATATCCACCCTCCCATTATGGTGTTCCGGTTGCAGCGCTTTCTAGTCGAGGCCCTTTAAGTGGGGCCAAGTGCCGGCCTTGCAAGCCTGCATGCACCGGCTCATGCATTGAGCAAGTCATGAATGGACTAGATAAAGGATGGAGTTGGACGGATTGGGCTAATAACTCGCTCGAGCTCTGTGATGCTCATACTGAATGGGAGAGCGGGTGGGAGAAAATATTTGATGGAGTGGCTGGTAAAAAACTTGCTGCAGCTAGAACccaaattgaaggtttggaattgGATCAGTGTGTGAACGATTTTGCTGAGATGAAGAACAAGACAGCTCAATGGGAGGCTCCACCGGGGTCTGAAATTTGTAGCTTAGGTTTATTGGACTCTTCCCGAAATTAA
- the LOC104097397 gene encoding 3'-5' exonuclease-like, with the protein MTTLRIVDNEEQDNRYDLFDVYFHSDTIKTTVTSDPDIVTTWISETESSIHDRRHLVVGLDVEWRPSFHRNQQFKVATLQLCVDRRCLIVQLLYCSSIPDSLVSFLSNGDYTFVGVGVENDVEKLVEDHDLSVRNMVDLRVLAADAYEMSNLKTAGLKELCNVVLGRQIEKPRSITMGRWDSEWLSLDQIQYACVDAFVSFEIAKHLNVGTKP; encoded by the coding sequence ATGACTACTCTCCGCATTGTAGACAACGAGGAGCAAGACAACCGCTACGACCTCTTTGACGTTTACTTCCACAGCGACACAATCAAAACAACAGTCACTTCCGATCCGGACATCGTCACTACGTGGATCTCCGAAACCGAATCCTCTATCCACGACCGCCGCCATCTCGTCGTTGGACTTGACGTCGAGTGGCGGCCCAGTTTCCACCGCAACCAGCAATTCAAAGTCGCAACTCTCCAGCTCTGCGTCGATCGCCGTTGCCTCATAGTCCAACTCCTCTACTGCAGTTCAATTCCAGATTCCCTCGTTAGTTTTCTGTCCAACGGAGACTACACGTTTGTTGGGGTTGGAGTTGAGAACGATGTGGAGAAGTTGGTGGAAGATCACGATCTAAGCGTGAGGAATATGGTGGATCTGAGAGTTTTGGCAGCTGATGCATATGAAATGAGTAATTTGAAAACTGCTGGGTTGAAGGAGCTGTGCAATGTTGTTCTTGGAAGACAGATTGAGAAGCCTAGAAGTATTACTATGGGTAGGTGGGACAGTGAGTGGTTGAGTTTGGATCAAATTCAGTATGCTTGTGTTGATGCTTTTGTTTCTTTTGAGATTGCAAAGCATTTGAATGTTGGTACTAAACCTTGA